AATGGAGGAACTGCAGCTCAACACCAGTGGATGTACCCTCACTACAACCCGTGAAAAATACAACCAACCAAAGGTACGTCCCTATACAAAACACCCTTTTAAGTCACGGATTGTTGAAAAAGAGGTGAAGGAAATGCAATGGTGATTGAACCAGTTCTACTTCTACATGACTTTGAATAGTTTAAGAGCGTGGCGAAGATGACATCTCCCAAACGAGTCTCACCACTTTTCTCAGGATGAGATTAAAGCAATAACGAAGGCCGGTGGTGATCAATCCCTAGTTTCAGACATTGGATTTAGTGGTCTCTTCCTTTGACCATTGATTTCCCAGTGTTTGTTTCTGCTCAAGTTTTGTCTGTCTGTTTCTATGTAGCTATTGTGTGGCGCTAGTGATTTATAAGACTATTTAAGGAATTTTGTTATCTCATTTCTACACCTATTCACCACCTTGCAAGATTATGTACTTAAGAGCTCTTGTAAAACGAATAGTGACAAaagttataataatatatatgattcatGTTTCATGGCTGTAGATTGTTGTGTTCTTTATTCAAATTTCACAATGCTATATGGAACGTTTAGATTTGTCTAAGTTTTCGTTAGCAAAGTGATGACCCCTTAGATGCAGAGTTGTGGAATAGATGTAGCCAGAACAGAAGGAACTGACCAAGAATTGTAGAACAGTACCTTCTGCTTGTTCGATTATCACATCAATGACCAGTACTAGCTTCCCAATACCCAGTCAACCTAACCCCAACTAAACCCCCATCAGTTTCATGGTTGAGCTACGCAGCTACACTACTTATAGTATCGACTAGATAAACAAGAaacctttaacaaaaaaaatcatattctaCTCCGTCTCATGAACGATTGGTATAGcctttgaaaaaaacaaaataaaataaaactaggATTTGAATTGCGGAAACTGAGTAGAGTACACAAAAGAAACAACTCACAAAACTCAGGATACATGAGTGCTAATAACACGGTAAAGAGTGTGACAGTAACATTCTCCTATCACGGTATTTTGCAGGGAAGACAGGACAACAAAAAACTCACTTGAGCTTGGATTTTGAAGAGCTCATGAGAGGTTTAGCAATGGGACGAGCAGGAGCAGCAGCCCTCGTGGCTTTCTTCAAGTTATAATTTATCATAGAGAAAGCGCAGATCACCGCAATCACCATCGTTGGGTACACATACACGGTTTTGCTCGGATCGGTATTCGCTGGCTTCTTCAAGATCCCTTCTTTGACAAGACCCCAAACTAGCAGCAACGATCCAAACATGCCCATCCTACCAGGCTTTAGCAACCCGATAAAGGCCCCGGCTACAGAGAAGTAGCTCCCTGCAAGAACCTGGCCAAAAATAATCCTCTTAGTAAcgcaaaaaacaaattatataatgcTTATAGaatgaaccgaaccgaaccgaacctcAAGGCGCTGAAGATCGGGAACTGCAGATGCTTCTTTGACATTGGTGAGATTGTAAAGATCTAACACATTCTCCCACTTTGGAAACGTCATGTTGGTGGCGAGACCATGGACAATAGCACCAGGGTATAAGAGACCCTTTATGACCGGAACAGGAAAGATCTCACTAGAAATCAACTGAGACGATGTCACATGGATCGGTGACATACACATTCCAGATCTACATGGTACCCTGTTTTCACAAGTCAGATTGAAACCAAGTAATGAATGAATGATCCAAGAGTTCTAAATCTACTGATCAAAAGTTCAATTCTTTCGATTTTACTATTGATTTAAATCGATTTAGCTAGCTTAATCTAGAGATCCAGAAGCTTATACATGCCAACAAGGAACTAGATCAAATTCGGAAACTTGGAGAGTGAATCAATTTACCTGAAGAGAGGGATCTGGAGGATGATCAAGAGGAAGTAAACCCATGAAGCTATCGACGAAAAGTTCTTAATCCATCCCTTTGATTGCGCTGGATTCGCCATTATCAATCCCGG
Above is a window of Brassica napus cultivar Da-Ae chromosome A10, Da-Ae, whole genome shotgun sequence DNA encoding:
- the LOC106372420 gene encoding uncharacterized protein LOC106372420, which encodes MANPAQSKGWIKNFSSIASWVYFLLIILQIPLFRVPCRSGMCMSPIHVTSSQLISSEIFPVPVIKGLLYPGAIVHGLATNMTFPKWENVLDLYNLTNVKEASAVPDLQRLEVLAGSYFSVAGAFIGLLKPGRMGMFGSLLLVWGLVKEGILKKPANTDPSKTVYVYPTMVIAVICAFSMINYNLKKATRAAAPARPIAKPLMSSSKSKLK